A window of the Oncorhynchus kisutch isolate 150728-3 linkage group LG12, Okis_V2, whole genome shotgun sequence genome harbors these coding sequences:
- the LOC109878707 gene encoding G-protein coupled receptor 176, protein MDVGSWVPTAGDGAANFTPANLLLASHSGTGSTPGGNGLSNNSQQHYITDQAYRDFTTTIQVFILIGSLLGNGTVLWCTCCTSVFKSVTSRFIKNLACSGICAGLMCVPFDVALGASPRCCWWLHTLLLCKALKFLHKLFCSVTVLSFAAIALDRYYSVLYPLERKISDARSRDLVIYIWIHATIASVPVFALTNVTDVYATSSCSDARARSLGHMVYVLTYNVTTVILPLVVVFLLMVLIRRALNASQKKKVIIAALRTPQNSISIPYVSQREAELHATLLAVVLAFSACSAPYGALVVYRTLLGDGEDLSPSLHLTAIWLPKVSLLTNPLLFLTVNGSARRCLFDVLVRVHRRYSRRNVVSTGDLGLRGEGGLGGSGTLEGSARAGSQLLEMFNIGQQQIFRPTDEEEEEVENASPSLGSGVGGCPHPNENHHQAGGGGGGGRHGGKVVLQKETEPTRESVPVTKDQPQPFLLPEVSPVRACAYTSSSQVAPATPTEPEDATQFGFGPFELPPQWLPETRNSKKRLLPPLGNTPEELIQTKQPRPRPERRISRNNKVSTFPTSTPEL, encoded by the exons ATGGATGTTGGGAGTTGGGTTCCTACCGCAGGAGATGGGGCTGCGAATTTCACCCCGGCCAACCTCCTGCTGGCTTCCCATAGTGGGACCGGTTCGACACCGGGGGGTAACGGTCTGTCCAACAACAGCCAGCAGCACTACATCACAGACCAAGCCTACCGGGACTTCACCACTACCATCCAGGTGTTCATCCTCATAGGATCCCTGTTGG gcAATGGCACTGTTTTATGGTGTACCTGCTGTACCAGTGTCTTCAAGTCGGTGACCAGTCGCTTCATTAAGAACCTGGCGTGCTCAGGGATCTGTGCGGGTCTGATGTGTGTTCCCTTTGACGTGGCTCTAGGGGCCAGCCCTCGCTGCTGCTGGTGGCTACACACTCTGCTGCTCTGCAAGGCCCTGAAGTTCCTCCACAAACTCTTCTGTTCCGTCACCGTGCTCAGCTTCGCTGCCATCGCACTCGACAG gtACTACTCTGTCCTCTACCCTCTGGAGAGGAAGATCTCAGACGCCAGGTCACGTGACCTTGTCATCTACATCTGGATCCACGCCACCATCGCCAGCGTGCCCGTGTTCGCCTTAACCAACGTTACGGACGTGTATGCAACCTCGTCCTGTTCCGACGCCCGCGCCCGCTCCCTGGGTCACATGGTCTACGTGTTGACCTACAACGTAACCACGGTGATCCTTCCGCTCGTTGTCGTCTTCCTGTTAATGGTCCTGATTCGCAGAGCTCTCAACGCCAGCCAGAAGAAGAAGGTGATCATCGCAGCATTAAGAACTCCTCAGaactccatctccatcccttatGTCTCTCAACGTGAGGCTGAGCTACATGCTACGTTACTGGCTGTGGTGTTAGCCTTCTCAGCCTGTAGCGCCCCCTATGGGGCGTTGGTGGTATACCGCACTCTTCTCGGGGACGGGGAGGATTTgtccccttctctccatctcacgGCCATCTGGCTGCCCAAGGTGTCTCTCCTCACCAACCCTCTGCTGTTTCTGACGGTGAACGGCTCGGCTCGACGCTGTCTGTTTGATGTTCTAGTCCGGGTACACAGACGCTACAGCCGGCGTAATGTGGTCAGCACTGGGGATCTGGGGCTGAGGGGCGAGGGAGGGTTGGGAGGGTCTGGGACCCTGGAGGGGTCTGCTCGCGCTGGGAGCCAGCTCCTGGAGATGTTTAATATCGGACAGCAGCAGATCTTTAGGCCGAccgatgaagaggaggaggaggtggagaatgCGAGCCCTTCATTAGGGTCAGGGGTGGGGGGCTGTCCTCATCCCAATGAGAACCACCaccaggcaggaggaggagggggaggagggagacatggagggaaGGTGGTTCTACAGAAAGAGACCGAACCAACCAGAGAGAGCGTCCCGGTAACTAAAGATCAACCTCAACCTTTCTTATTGCCCGAGGTCTCACCTGTCCGTGCCTGTGCTTACACCTCCTCGTCACAGGTGGCGCCAGCAACCCCCACGGAGCCCGAGGACGCCACCCAGTTTGGGTTCGGGCCATTCGAGCTGCCGCCCCAGTGGCTGCCGGAGACCAGGAACAGTAAAAAGAGGCTCCTCCCACCGCTAGGGAACACCCCAGAGGAACTGATCCAGACCAAACAGCCACGCCCAAGGCCAGAACGACGAATCAGCAGGAACAACAAGGTCAGCACCTTCCCCACATCGACCCCTGAACTATAA